From a region of the Branchiostoma floridae strain S238N-H82 chromosome 13, Bfl_VNyyK, whole genome shotgun sequence genome:
- the LOC118429232 gene encoding N-acetylglucosamine-1-phosphotransferase subunit gamma-like has translation MEVMRLCWTSVFLLFLLLQDGDAEDKPRKISMRIVEEPSNYGYGGNQANSGVRTLTPRVKASNVSGPVPLQQLAGRCYSKVLGNYKYKFCPFHNVTQYEQSLRWNPYSGILGVWQEWEIENNTFSSMVMPEGDDCGSKRRQVKVYFRCGNKNQVMNVTEPTTCNYMLEFKTPLVCHPHVMLVYPTLSEDLQSQWDQVEQELYEEQITQKGYNKRLRRIFEAAGYQLSQEKQEELKAAVVSQDKTKDGDFNSLQQCNAEYKKLREEVETLKEQIKTQEDRFQEADEVVLEDHAMVDYDLMDDYL, from the exons ATGGAGGTCATGAGACTTTGTTGGACTTCagttttcctactttttcttcttttacaag atgGTGATGCAGAAGACAAACCTCGGAAAATCTCCATGAGAATCGTGGAAGAACCATCAAATTACGG ATATGGAGGTAATCAGGCTAATTCTGGAGTGAGAACGCTTACTCCACGGGTTAAAGCTTCAAATGTGTCAG GCCCTGTTCCATTACAGCAGCTAGCAGGCAGATGTTATTCCAAAGTGCTTGGCAA TTACAAGTATAAGTTCTGCCCATTCCACAATGTCACACAGTATGAACAGAGCCTAAGATGGAACCCATATAGTGGTATACTGGG TGTATGGCAGGAGTGGGAGATAGAGAACAACACATTCAGTTCCATGGTCATGCCAGAAGGGGACGACTGTGGGAGCAAGAGGAGACAAGTCAAG GTTTATTTTAGGTGTGGGAACAAGAACCAGGTGATGAACGTGACGGAGCCCACCACCTGTAACTACATGTTAGAGTTTAAAACACCTCTGGTCTGCCATCCTCATGTCATGCTAG TGTATCCAACCTTGAGTGAAGACCTCCAGTCCCAGTGGGACCAGGTAGAACAGGAACTGTACGAAGAACAAATCACTCAGAAG GGCTACAATAAAAGACTAAGAAGAATATTTGAGGCTGCAGGTTACCAGCTATCCCAGGAGAAGCAGGAAGAACTGAAGGCCGCTGTGGTCAGTCAGGACAAAACCAAGGACGGAGACTTCAACTCCCTTCAACAGTGCAATGCAGAATACAAGAAGCTCCGGGAAGAAGTAGAAACCCTGAAAGAACAAATCAAAACACAAG AGGACAGATTCCAAGAAGCAGATGAAGTGGTTCTGGAAGACCACGCTATGGTCGACTACGACTTAATGGACGACTACTTGTGA
- the LOC118428921 gene encoding 18S rRNA aminocarboxypropyltransferase-like, translating into MGKRKGRGKAGKHGRQEKRAGKFQEGNFERFSAQMREAVEETCEGEEDLSQSEGATSQPHQSDDGIPVAMAMWDLNHCDPKRCTGRKLERLGFVRTLKLSQRFGGIILTPVGIRCVSPQDREIVLHSGLAVVDCSWAKLEETPFGKMRGGYPRLLPYLVAANPINYGRPCKLSCVEAFAATFYIVGLKEYANRCLQKFKWGKGFLELNREVMDRYAACSDGAAVVEAQQDWMDKLQKEAADQSEPVEMDMSLEHYNPNRPVYDFPESSSEEETDEEEEDDGDEKEDGKQKGVEDTDSDNEGDGCDKGASAKKDSSSTKDVDSKEDTESEDDDNDEEDVRWKGQKGWVKHRR; encoded by the exons ATGGGGAAACGGAAGGGTCGCGGAAAGGCGGGAAAACACGGGCGTCAGGAGAAACGGGCCGGGAAGTTTCAGGAAGGGAATTTTGAGCGTTTCTCGGCTCAAATGAGAGAAGCTGTCGAGGAGACATGTGAAG GAGAGGAGGatctcagccaatcagaaggagcaacATCACAACCCCACCAATCAGATGATGGCatccctgttgccatggcaatgtgGGACCTGAACCACTGTGACCCCAAGAGATGCACTGGAAGGAAACTTGAGAGACTGGGCTTTGTCAGGACGTTGAAACTGTCTCAGAGGTTCGGAGGTATCATCCTCACACCTGTGGGAATCAGGTGTGTTTCACCTCAGGACAG GGAGATAGTCCTGCATAGTGGCCTTGCTGTAGTGGACTGTTCCTGGGCCAAGTTAGAGGAAACACCATTTGGGAAGATGAGGGGAGGCTACCCCCGCCTCCTGCCTTACTTGGTTGCTGCCAACCCTATCAACTATGGCCGTCCCTGTAAGCTCTCATGTGTGGAGGCATTCGCTGCAACGTTCTACATAGTTG GCTTGAAGGAGTATGCTAACAGGTGCCTGCAAAAGTTCAAGTGGGGGAAGGGTTTCCTGGAGCTGAACAGGGAAGTGATGGACAGGTATGCAGCCTGCAGTGATGGGGCAGCTGTGGTGGAGGCACAACAGGACTGGATGGACAAACTGCAGAAGGAAGCAGCCGACCAATCAG AGCCTGTAGAGATGGACATGAGTCTAGAACACTACAATCCCAACAGACCTGTCTATGACTTCCCAGAATCAAG TTCAGAAGAAGAGACagatgaggaagaagaagatgatggaGATGAAAAAGAAGATGGGAAGCAAAAAGGTGTTGAAGACACAGACTCTGACAATGAAGGGGATGGGTGTGATAAGGGGGCAAGTGCAAAGAAGGACAGTAGTTCAACAAAAGACGTGGACAGTAAGGAGGATACAGAAAGTgaagatgatgacaatgatgaagaAGATGTCAGATGGAAAGGACAAAAAGGATGGGTTAAACATAGGAGGTAA
- the LOC118428918 gene encoding kelch-like protein 13, with translation MAESKDETSTVCTSEVCDETQLSTFLEGLNKSRDEEYLCDVVLVAEDKRFPVHKIVITSASEYFKIMFSTDMKEKTQEEVVLHGVTADGLKIVLQFIYTTKTVLTSDNVYEVLVTAHHFQISKLVGCCEDFMVKEVRVDEENWENLAKIASLYELQNLRLAVHGYLLETVNKSGEGVSCFQDRLCDLPVEQFELLLASNQIEQVSEIQLFHLAVRWLEHDGLRRSLASRVMENIRFVLISRADITCHVETVDFMVADARCRQMVADAVSYLNSPLMQPLLQTAKTQVRASQTMQDILVIGGSRGGTARNAVYRLSESKSDTWSVGPGLPQDYAISHHGVAAIDNFVYVIGGQTKTDPTGLSTTNRVVRYDPRTNTWIEVTPLLQPRACFATSVLNGCIYASGGGNSVEILNSVEKYDPKTNKWSSATSLFQPLYAHASAVLDNKLYVSGGARDGSFLKDVWVYDPTVDGWQRCRDMKYRRGWHAMAAMQDKLLVMGGKTNENEQYPNMRLGFHTIPHIVESFDPAKNEWNVMKRPLIHMQCEAGVVVTDCGIFLVGGYSWQSQEPMKTVQVYRPDENKWWYYKSLPEPLQGVGACAVTLPS, from the coding sequence ATGGCTGAATCCAAGGATGAAACTTCCACAGTTTGCACTTCTGAAGTCTGCGACGAAACCCAGCTGTCCACTTTCTTGGAGGGTCTGAACAAGAGTCGCGACGAAGAATACCTCTGTGATGTCGTGCTCGTGGCGGAGGACAAACGCTTTCCCGTACACAAAATCGTCATCACGTCCGCTAGCGAATACTTCAAGATCATGTTCTCTACTGATATGAAGGAGAAGACTCAAGAGGAAGTGGTGCTACATGGTGTAACGGCTGACGGTTTAAAGATTGTATTACAGTTCATATATACGACCAAGACTGTTCTAACATCTGACAACGTATACGAGGTACTCGTAACGGCACATCATTTTCAGATCTCGAAGCTGGTCGGATGTTGCGAAGACTTTATGGTAAAGGAAGTCAGGGTGGACGAAGAGAACTGGGAAAATTTAGCGAAAATCGCTTCCTTGTACGAACTACAGAATCTGAGACTTGCAGTGCATGGTTATCTGCTAGAGACTGTCAACAAGTCAGGAGAGGGGGTATCGTGTTTTCAGGATCGGCTGTGCGATTTACCTGTGGAACAATTTGAGCTACTACTAGCGAGTAATCAGATAGAACAGGTATCTGAAATCCAGCTCTTTCATTTGGCTGTACGCTGGCTTGAACACGACGGTTTGCGTCGTAGTTTGGCGAGTCGGGTGATGGAAAACATCAGGTTCGTGCTGATCTCGCGAGCGGACATAACCTGTCACGTGGAGACGGTTGACTTCATGGTGGCGGACGCAAGGTGCCGACAGATGGTGGCTGACGCCGTGTCGTATCTGAATTCCCCGTTAATGCAGCCGTTGCTGCAGACGGCAAAGACGCAAGTACGCGCAAGTCAGACCATGCAGGACATTCTTGTCATTGGCGGATCAAGAGGAGGTACGGCTCGGAATGCAGTGTATCGTCTTTCGGAAAGCAAAAGCGACACATGGAGTGTCGGACCAGGTTTACCACAAGACTACGCCATCAGCCACCATGGCGTTGCAGCGATTGACAACTTCGTTTACGTCATAGGGGGACAGACGAAAACAGATCCCACCGGGTTGTCGACGACAAACAGGGTGGTACGATACGACCCTCGTACGAACACATGGATCGAGGTGACTCCGTTACTACAGCCAAGAGCGTGCTTTGCCACAAGCGTGCTTAACGGATGCATCTACGCATCAGGTGGCGGAAACTCTGTCGAGATTCTCAACTCGGTGGAAAAGTATGACCCCAAGACCAACAAATGGTCGTCTGCGACGAGTCTGTTTCAGCCGCTCTATGCTCATGCAAGTGCGGTCCTCGACAACAAACTGTACGTCAGCGGAGGCGCGAGAGACGGGAGCTTTCTGAAAGACGTTTGGGTGTACGACCCAACGGTAGACGGGTGGCAACGCTGCCGTGACATGAAGTATCGAAGAGGATGGCACGCGATGGCCGCCATGCAGGATAAACTCCTCGTGATGGGCGGGAAAACGAACGAGAACGAACAGTACCCAAACATGAGGCTGGGCTTCCACACCATCCCCCACATCGTCGAGTCTTTCGATCCCGCGAAAAACGAGTGGAACGTCATGAAACGTCCGCTGATTCACATGCAGTGCGAGGCCGGGGTTGTCGTGACGGACTGCGGAATCTTTCTCGTCGGCGGTTACAGCTGGCAGAGTCAGGAGCCAATGAAAACAGTGCAGGTGTATCGCCCTGATGAGAACAAGTGGTGGTACTACAAAAGTCTGCCAGAGCCTCTACAGGGGGTTGGGGCCTGTGCAGTCACTCTTCCTTCATGA
- the LOC118428919 gene encoding tripeptidyl-peptidase 1-like isoform X1, whose product MGLLAKSYGAVSQNPDRLGILHHWILRPLHTGPRAMLAAVGVCVVFAGFSAVLSQPFNGVHLEPDQSTRVPDGWRRIERVGESESVLLTFALKQQNLDKLEKLFWRGSDPEDERYGKYLSLEDITSLVEPSKETVEMVGRWLRGSGVTDCTTVLTRDFVECSMPARKAERLLGGVKFHRYTDGKQTVIRSEVKYLVPRHLKDHLDFVGGVHRFPSGFRLQVKEKIYQPNFHLGVYPSIIRGRYNLSETDVGSDPKNAQAVAQFLEQFYHATDLEEFMRLWGGGFPHLTKTDKVVGPDSGGAGLEASLDVQYIMSSGANISTWFWSTAGRHESQEPFLVWLTGISNMTSVPWVHSVSYGDDEDSLSTDYMQRINTEFMKAGTRGLTILFASGDSGAGCREVSKDTNVFRPSFPASSPYVTTVGGTMFHSPYEVGDEDADYISGGGFSNIFDMPDYQTSAVESYLNKSTKLPPKSYYNATGRAYPDVAALSDNYWVVMDLIPTPFISGTSAATPVFAGILSLINDLRFQQGKPALGFFNPLLYKSGWEYLYDVTVGCNLGCLDDLTNLQGFCPTEGWDPVTGWGTPNFTLMKKLV is encoded by the exons ATGGGATTGTTAGCTAAGTCATACGGAGCTGTTTCCCAAAATCCAG ACAGGCTCGGAATTCTTCACCACTGGATCCTGAGGCCTCTGCACACGGGACCGAGAGCCATGCTCGCCGCCGTGGGAGTGTGTGTCGTTTTCGCGGGATTCTCCGCCGTCCTGTCGCAGCCTTTCAACGGGGTGCACTTGGAGCCAGACCAGAGCACAAG AGTTCCTGATGGCTGGAGGCGGATTGAGCGGGTTGGAGAGAGTGAAAGTGTTTTGCTGACCTTTGCCCTGAAGCAGCAAAACCTGGACAAACTGGAGAAGCTGTTCTGGAGGGGGTCAGACCCAGAGGATGAGAGATATG GCAAGTACCTGAGTCTAGAAGACATCACTTCCCTGGTGGAGCCATCCAAGGAGACTGTGGAGATGGTGGGGAGGTGGCTGAGGGGGTCAGGGGTCACGGACTGTACCACTGTCCTCACCAGGGACTTTGTGGAGTGTTCTATGCcagcaag GAAAGCAGAGAGGCTGCTGGGAGGAGTGAAGTTCCACAGGTACACTGATGGGAAGCAAACAGTCATCAGGTCTGAGGTAAAATACCTCGTACCCAGACACCTCAAGGACCATCTGGACTTTG TTGGTGGAGTCCACAGGTTCCCCTCAGGGTTCAGACTTCAGGTGAAAGAGAAGATTTACCAACCAAACTTCCACCTGGGGGTGTATCCAAGCATCATCCGGGGAAGGTACAACTTATCGGAGACTGACGTGGGCTCTGATCCCAAGAATGCCCAAGCTGTAGCCCAG TTTCTTGAGCAGTTCTACCATGCCACCGATCTGGAAGAGTTCATGCGCCTGTGGGGGGGAGGCTTCCCCCACCTGACAAAGACTGACAAGGTGGTAGGTCCCGACAGCGGGGGTGCCGGGTTGGAGGCCAGCCTGGATGTGCAGTACATCATGAGCAGTGGTGCCAACATATCAACATGGTTCTGGAGTACTGCAG GTCGACATGAGTCCCAGGAACCGTTCCTGGTGTGGCTGACAGGCATCAGTAACATGACATCAGTACCCTGGGTCCACAGTGTGAGCTATGGGGATGATGAGGACTCCCTGTCTACAGACTACATGCAAAGGATCAACACAGAGTTCATGAAGGCTGGCACCAGGGGACTCACCATTCTGTTTGCTTCTG GGGACAGTGGTGCAGGGTGCAGAGAAGTCTCAAAAGACACTAATGTCTTCAGGCCCAGCTTTCCTGCATCAAG CCCATATGTGACCACAGTTGGAGGAACCATGTTTCACTCACCATATGAGGTTGGAGACGAGGATGCAGACTACATCAGTGGGGGAGGGTTCAGTAACATCTTTGACATGCCAGACTACCAG ACGAGTGCAGTGGAGAGTTACCTGAACAAGAGCACCAAGTTACCGCCGAAATCATATTACAACGCGACAGGCCGAGCGTACCCGGACGTCGCTGCCCTGTCCGACAACTACTGGGTCGTCATGGACCTGATACCCACCCCCTTTATCTCTGGAACCTCT GCTGCTACTCCAGTGTTTGCTGGGATTCTGTCCCTGATAAATGACCTGAGGTTCCAGCAAGGGAAGCCTGCTCTGGGATTCTTCAACCCTTTACTGTACAAGTCTGGATGGGAATATCTATATGAT gTGACCGTGGGTTGTAACCTGGGTTGTCTGGACGACCTGACCAACCTCCAGGGGTTCTGCCCCACGGAAGGCTGGGACCCTGTCACTGGGTGGGGCACCCCCAACTTCACCCTGATGAAGAAACTGGTCTAA
- the LOC118428919 gene encoding tripeptidyl-peptidase 1-like isoform X2: MLAAVGVCVVFAGFSAVLSQPFNGVHLEPDQSTRVPDGWRRIERVGESESVLLTFALKQQNLDKLEKLFWRGSDPEDERYGKYLSLEDITSLVEPSKETVEMVGRWLRGSGVTDCTTVLTRDFVECSMPARKAERLLGGVKFHRYTDGKQTVIRSEVKYLVPRHLKDHLDFVGGVHRFPSGFRLQVKEKIYQPNFHLGVYPSIIRGRYNLSETDVGSDPKNAQAVAQFLEQFYHATDLEEFMRLWGGGFPHLTKTDKVVGPDSGGAGLEASLDVQYIMSSGANISTWFWSTAGRHESQEPFLVWLTGISNMTSVPWVHSVSYGDDEDSLSTDYMQRINTEFMKAGTRGLTILFASGDSGAGCREVSKDTNVFRPSFPASSPYVTTVGGTMFHSPYEVGDEDADYISGGGFSNIFDMPDYQTSAVESYLNKSTKLPPKSYYNATGRAYPDVAALSDNYWVVMDLIPTPFISGTSAATPVFAGILSLINDLRFQQGKPALGFFNPLLYKSGWEYLYDVTVGCNLGCLDDLTNLQGFCPTEGWDPVTGWGTPNFTLMKKLV, translated from the exons ATGCTCGCCGCCGTGGGAGTGTGTGTCGTTTTCGCGGGATTCTCCGCCGTCCTGTCGCAGCCTTTCAACGGGGTGCACTTGGAGCCAGACCAGAGCACAAG AGTTCCTGATGGCTGGAGGCGGATTGAGCGGGTTGGAGAGAGTGAAAGTGTTTTGCTGACCTTTGCCCTGAAGCAGCAAAACCTGGACAAACTGGAGAAGCTGTTCTGGAGGGGGTCAGACCCAGAGGATGAGAGATATG GCAAGTACCTGAGTCTAGAAGACATCACTTCCCTGGTGGAGCCATCCAAGGAGACTGTGGAGATGGTGGGGAGGTGGCTGAGGGGGTCAGGGGTCACGGACTGTACCACTGTCCTCACCAGGGACTTTGTGGAGTGTTCTATGCcagcaag GAAAGCAGAGAGGCTGCTGGGAGGAGTGAAGTTCCACAGGTACACTGATGGGAAGCAAACAGTCATCAGGTCTGAGGTAAAATACCTCGTACCCAGACACCTCAAGGACCATCTGGACTTTG TTGGTGGAGTCCACAGGTTCCCCTCAGGGTTCAGACTTCAGGTGAAAGAGAAGATTTACCAACCAAACTTCCACCTGGGGGTGTATCCAAGCATCATCCGGGGAAGGTACAACTTATCGGAGACTGACGTGGGCTCTGATCCCAAGAATGCCCAAGCTGTAGCCCAG TTTCTTGAGCAGTTCTACCATGCCACCGATCTGGAAGAGTTCATGCGCCTGTGGGGGGGAGGCTTCCCCCACCTGACAAAGACTGACAAGGTGGTAGGTCCCGACAGCGGGGGTGCCGGGTTGGAGGCCAGCCTGGATGTGCAGTACATCATGAGCAGTGGTGCCAACATATCAACATGGTTCTGGAGTACTGCAG GTCGACATGAGTCCCAGGAACCGTTCCTGGTGTGGCTGACAGGCATCAGTAACATGACATCAGTACCCTGGGTCCACAGTGTGAGCTATGGGGATGATGAGGACTCCCTGTCTACAGACTACATGCAAAGGATCAACACAGAGTTCATGAAGGCTGGCACCAGGGGACTCACCATTCTGTTTGCTTCTG GGGACAGTGGTGCAGGGTGCAGAGAAGTCTCAAAAGACACTAATGTCTTCAGGCCCAGCTTTCCTGCATCAAG CCCATATGTGACCACAGTTGGAGGAACCATGTTTCACTCACCATATGAGGTTGGAGACGAGGATGCAGACTACATCAGTGGGGGAGGGTTCAGTAACATCTTTGACATGCCAGACTACCAG ACGAGTGCAGTGGAGAGTTACCTGAACAAGAGCACCAAGTTACCGCCGAAATCATATTACAACGCGACAGGCCGAGCGTACCCGGACGTCGCTGCCCTGTCCGACAACTACTGGGTCGTCATGGACCTGATACCCACCCCCTTTATCTCTGGAACCTCT GCTGCTACTCCAGTGTTTGCTGGGATTCTGTCCCTGATAAATGACCTGAGGTTCCAGCAAGGGAAGCCTGCTCTGGGATTCTTCAACCCTTTACTGTACAAGTCTGGATGGGAATATCTATATGAT gTGACCGTGGGTTGTAACCTGGGTTGTCTGGACGACCTGACCAACCTCCAGGGGTTCTGCCCCACGGAAGGCTGGGACCCTGTCACTGGGTGGGGCACCCCCAACTTCACCCTGATGAAGAAACTGGTCTAA
- the LOC118429624 gene encoding mitochondrial cardiolipin hydrolase-like: MGYMKLFGIALAASFAVDLLYLFVFRRRKRVTSGEKAQKGHVIHKVLFFPDAQVSCPRQSQPGGCKMRRCKFTHDTTSLSQLKQYLCSAKKTLDLCVYTISCLDLARTVVDLHHKGVIVRVLTDKEQMEQTGSQVWYFRSEGIQVRHDNTPYFMHHKFAIVDNSLLINGSFNWTRQAITGNSENLLVTNSRRIVRPYIGEFQRLWDTYEPGLLKKRREESEKFLKDLKASETSNGV, from the exons ATGGGGTACATGAAGTTGTTCGGCATTGCCTTAGCTGCTAGTTTCGCAGTAGACTTGTTGTATCTATTTGTTTTCCGGCGGCGGAAGAGAGTGACTTCTGGAGAGAAGGCGCAGAAGGGACACGTGATACACAAG GTGCTGTTTTTCCCAGATGCGCAGGTGTCCTGTCCCAGACAGTCGCAGCCAGGTGGCTGTAAGATGCGCAGATGCAAGTTTACACATGACACCACTTCTCTCAGTCAGCTAAAACAGTACTTATGCAG TGCCAAGAAGACATTAGACTTGTGTGTGTACACGATATCGTGTCTTGACTTGGCCAGAACTGTGGTGGACCTGCATCACAAGGGAGTGATAGTTAGGGTCCTCACAGACAAGGAGCAGATGGAACAAACAGGCAGTCAAGTATGGTACTTCAGGAGCGAAG GCATCCAAGTCCGCCATGACAACACTCCATACTTTATGCACCACAAGTTTGCCATAGTGGACAACTCACTCCTCATCAATGGGTCATTCAACTGGACACGCCAGGCCATCACGGGCAACTCGGAAAACCTCCTGGTCACCAATAGCCGTCGGATCGTACGGCCGTACATTGGAGAGTTCCAGAGGCTGTGGGATACGTACGAGCCGGGACTGTTGAAGAAAAGAAGGGAGGAGTCTGAGAAGTTTCTTAAAGATTTGAAGGCTTCAGAAACTAGCAATGGGGTTtaa